In Hyphomicrobiales bacterium, a single window of DNA contains:
- a CDS encoding GtrA family protein, producing the protein MSGSRPLSALFPRFLLVGAFGFIVDAGVLLGLTEWAGMGAYSARVISVVVAVSATWGLHRVFTFRSRDPKRLGEWSRFAGVNGVGAAVNYALYAIALAIVPALPPLAALAIASAGALAVNFLGSALFAFRTAFRAH; encoded by the coding sequence ATGAGCGGCAGCCGCCCGCTCTCAGCTCTGTTTCCGCGCTTTCTGCTGGTCGGCGCCTTCGGCTTCATCGTCGATGCGGGTGTGCTGCTTGGCTTGACCGAATGGGCCGGCATGGGCGCCTACAGCGCGCGCGTCATCTCGGTCGTGGTCGCCGTCAGCGCGACATGGGGCCTGCACCGCGTCTTCACCTTCCGCTCCCGCGACCCGAAACGGCTTGGCGAATGGAGCCGCTTCGCCGGTGTTAACGGCGTCGGCGCGGCGGTCAATTACGCGCTCTACGCGATCGCGCTGGCCATCGTGCCCGCGCTACCGCCCCTTGCCGCGCTGGCGATTGCCTCGGCAGGCGCGCTCGCCGTCAATTTCCTCGGCTCGGCACTGTTTGCCTTCCGAACCGCCTTCCGCGCCCACTGA